In one window of Frigoriglobus tundricola DNA:
- a CDS encoding DUF2934 domain-containing protein, with translation MLRWIKRRLAQTDSTTTAPTSAAVLPAPAPLAQEAAPEAAPVAPAVLAIATAPVPAPAPEMIDIPRDKIAARAAEIWDRKGRPHGRDVQNWMEAEAELRAEFAANPDPEPLPRKSR, from the coding sequence ATGTTGCGATGGATCAAGCGCCGACTCGCGCAGACCGATTCGACCACGACCGCCCCGACGAGTGCGGCCGTTCTTCCGGCTCCCGCTCCACTCGCTCAGGAGGCGGCTCCCGAAGCGGCGCCGGTCGCCCCGGCGGTTCTGGCGATCGCTACCGCGCCCGTACCCGCACCCGCACCCGAAATGATTGACATCCCGCGGGACAAGATCGCGGCCCGCGCGGCAGAAATCTGGGATCGGAAGGGCCGACCGCACGGCCGGGACGTACAGAACTGGATGGAAGCCGAGGCGGAACTGCGGGCCGAGTTCGCCGCCAACCCCGATCCCGAACCGCTGCCGCGCAAGTCCCGATGA
- a CDS encoding energy-coupling factor ABC transporter ATP-binding protein has translation MTGPELRVTSLSHRYACGRVALDAVTFAVAPGGCVALVGPNGAGKTTLFLRLCGVLGGRPGEAAVHGLDPAVPEHRKKLPEVVGVVFQNPDDQLFSPTVAEDVAFGPLNMGATADEARARVAEALLAVGMPGAGDRVPFQLSGGEKRRAALAGVLAMRPAVLLLDEPSMFLDPRGRRELIGVIRGLPGTKLIATHDLDLVLDTCPRVLVLDGGRLAADGPSETLLADADLMEKHGLEVPHRLRK, from the coding sequence ATGACCGGGCCGGAACTCCGTGTGACCTCGCTGTCGCACCGCTACGCGTGCGGCCGTGTCGCGCTCGACGCGGTCACGTTCGCGGTGGCCCCGGGCGGCTGCGTCGCCCTCGTCGGCCCGAACGGGGCCGGCAAAACGACGCTGTTCCTGCGCCTCTGCGGCGTGCTCGGCGGCCGGCCCGGTGAGGCCGCGGTACACGGCCTGGACCCGGCCGTTCCCGAACACCGCAAGAAGCTCCCGGAGGTCGTCGGGGTGGTGTTCCAGAACCCGGACGATCAGCTCTTCAGCCCCACCGTGGCGGAAGACGTGGCGTTCGGCCCGCTGAACATGGGCGCGACCGCCGACGAGGCCCGGGCCCGCGTTGCGGAGGCGCTTCTGGCGGTGGGCATGCCGGGCGCGGGCGACCGGGTGCCGTTCCAGCTCTCCGGGGGCGAGAAGCGGCGGGCCGCGCTCGCGGGCGTGCTCGCGATGCGCCCCGCCGTCCTCCTGCTCGACGAACCGAGCATGTTCCTCGACCCGCGCGGTCGGCGCGAACTGATCGGCGTCATCCGCGGCCTGCCCGGAACGAAACTCATCGCGACCCACGACCTCGACCTGGTTCTCGACACCTGCCCGCGGGTGCTGGTCCTCGACGGCGGCCGACTCGCGGCCGACGGGCCGTCCGAAACCCTCCTGGCCGACGCCGATCTGATGGAAAAGCACGGACTGGAAGTGCCGCACCGGTTGAGGAAGTGA
- a CDS encoding MarR family winged helix-turn-helix transcriptional regulator — protein sequence MSFARMKLLGALHRAGPKIMSDLSEELGVTARNVTALVDALEEEKLVRRVPHSTDRRATLVELTTAGERYGRQMASGSQMNAIAELFRGLMPDEQKQLLALVAKLHGLLAARGFGGGPCQPDEE from the coding sequence GTGAGCTTCGCGCGGATGAAGTTGCTCGGCGCGCTTCACCGTGCGGGGCCGAAGATCATGAGCGACCTGAGTGAGGAACTCGGGGTCACCGCGCGCAACGTGACCGCTCTGGTGGACGCGCTCGAGGAGGAGAAGCTGGTCCGCCGGGTTCCGCATTCGACCGACCGCCGGGCCACCCTGGTCGAGTTGACCACAGCGGGCGAGCGGTACGGGCGCCAGATGGCATCGGGCAGCCAGATGAACGCGATCGCGGAACTGTTCCGGGGGTTAATGCCCGACGAGCAAAAGCAACTGCTCGCGCTGGTGGCGAAGCTCCACGGCCTGCTCGCGGCGCGCGGCTTCGGCGGTGGCCCGTGTCAGCCCGACGAGGAATGA
- a CDS encoding glycosyltransferase family 2 protein, which produces MSSTLLVEPPLNPVHDIFHVDRVLKPDAAAAPRKHKIIAVLPAYNAEKTLAATVADFPAGSVDEILLVDDGSKDNTVAIAREMGLTVIVHEKNTGYGGNQKTCYKYCLDHGADIVVMIHPDYQYDARVIPHAVGMIELGICDVILGNRVRSRAEALKCGMPWWKYVSNRGLTAFENLTLGQNLGEFHSGFRVYRRQVLETIPFERNSDDFVFDTQFLVQAVHFGFRLGDIPVPVRYFEEASQINFRRSTKYGLQTLTAVSAFWMNRLRLRRSDLFRPKTKPVA; this is translated from the coding sequence ATGTCCTCCACGCTGCTCGTCGAACCGCCGCTGAACCCGGTTCACGACATCTTCCACGTCGATCGCGTCCTCAAGCCCGACGCGGCGGCGGCGCCGCGCAAGCACAAGATCATTGCCGTGCTGCCGGCGTACAACGCCGAGAAGACGCTCGCGGCCACCGTGGCCGACTTCCCCGCCGGGAGCGTGGACGAGATCCTGTTGGTCGACGACGGGAGCAAGGACAACACCGTCGCCATCGCCCGCGAGATGGGACTGACGGTCATCGTCCACGAGAAGAACACCGGCTACGGTGGCAACCAGAAGACGTGCTACAAGTACTGCCTGGACCACGGCGCCGACATCGTGGTGATGATCCACCCCGACTACCAGTACGACGCGCGGGTGATCCCGCACGCCGTCGGGATGATCGAGCTGGGCATCTGCGACGTGATCCTCGGGAACCGCGTGCGGAGCCGGGCGGAAGCGCTGAAGTGCGGGATGCCGTGGTGGAAGTACGTGAGCAACCGCGGCCTGACCGCGTTCGAGAACCTGACGCTCGGTCAGAACCTGGGCGAGTTCCACAGCGGGTTCCGCGTGTACCGCCGGCAGGTGCTGGAAACGATCCCGTTCGAGCGCAACAGCGACGACTTCGTCTTCGACACGCAGTTCCTGGTGCAAGCGGTCCACTTCGGCTTCCGGCTGGGCGACATCCCGGTGCCGGTGCGGTACTTCGAGGAGGCGAGCCAGATCAACTTCCGCCGCAGCACCAAGTACGGCCTCCAGACGCTCACGGCCGTGAGCGCGTTCTGGATGAACCGACTGCGGCTGCGGCGCAGCGACCTGTTCCGACCGAAGACCAAGCCGGTCGCGTGA
- the cbiQ gene encoding cobalt ECF transporter T component CbiQ, producing the protein MTLAFRHRPIPDSPLARWDARWKLAAVAPAVCGIAVLDHLAPVAVALALGLFLLALARLPGAWVRGRLALFAFAALPFVIVLPATLDGAGWDIGPLHVSERGTVAGLAVLCRGLAVGCFALLLLGTAPLHHTVSAAHKLKVPGLLVQLTLLTYRYAFLLAEEMRRLRVAMRTRGFRAAPTRHGYRALGHATGALLVRGSDRADSVSAAMRCRGFDGRFHTLTAFRTRAADIIPFVALVAAAGALVLWDRW; encoded by the coding sequence ATGACGCTCGCTTTTCGCCACCGGCCGATCCCCGATTCGCCGCTCGCCCGGTGGGACGCGCGCTGGAAGCTCGCGGCGGTGGCGCCGGCCGTGTGCGGGATCGCCGTTCTGGACCACCTCGCGCCGGTGGCCGTCGCCCTCGCCCTGGGGCTCTTCCTCCTGGCTCTGGCTCGCTTACCGGGCGCCTGGGTGCGCGGCCGGCTCGCTCTCTTCGCGTTCGCCGCGCTGCCGTTCGTAATCGTGCTACCGGCCACGCTCGACGGCGCGGGCTGGGACATCGGCCCGCTCCACGTCTCCGAGCGGGGCACGGTCGCGGGGCTGGCCGTTCTGTGCCGCGGCCTGGCGGTCGGGTGCTTCGCGCTCCTGCTGCTCGGGACCGCACCGCTGCACCACACCGTTTCCGCCGCACACAAACTGAAGGTGCCCGGTCTGCTCGTTCAGCTCACCCTCCTCACCTACCGGTACGCGTTCCTCCTGGCCGAAGAGATGCGGCGGCTCCGGGTCGCGATGCGCACCCGCGGGTTCCGCGCGGCCCCGACCCGGCACGGCTACCGCGCCCTCGGGCACGCCACCGGCGCGCTGCTCGTGCGCGGGTCCGACCGCGCCGATAGCGTCTCCGCCGCCATGCGCTGTCGCGGGTTCGACGGCCGCTTTCACACGCTCACGGCGTTCCGCACCCGCGCCGCCGATATCATTCCCTTTGTGGCGCTCGTCGCCGCCGCCGGCGCCCTCGTGCTGTGGGACCGCTGGTGA
- a CDS encoding PQQ-binding-like beta-propeller repeat protein → MSESTEYFPPEETPPARSGWRRALVGFTLLGVAVHGFGQWAARDDSGSVPATAMIMTVMLGPVLGLLGFALWWVLLGDGKWYTRVLAAFGVGVACVGVVLAAHPTMRPYASVWGVPLTVAITGLVLAVAPVVRWWPTAGLIALVAASPWLALRVDGVTGAYDLETSYRWKSSVADSAAEQFADRATVRPASAIADLGVTTPVYWAGFRGANRTGEVPKDEYRGWDGTPPRERWRNDPVGPAWSSFCVVGDYVFTQEQRGDSESVVCYRADTGKEVWSGGAPGKHSDGQSGAGPRATPAYAGGRLFATSASGSVSCLQANTGETVWTVNLAERFQATKPNFGLSTSPLVAGDLVIVNPASPAAPRLVALDAATGATRWATEASGTAGYSSPQAAKIADVDQVLIFNGAGLFGHDPKTGSELWRYDWVTKEMEPTTVQPLVLPDGRVVVGGGNIGIGTRCVKVRREADGWAAKEEWKTTKFTPKFNDMVRSGDYLFGLENGVLQCLKLSNGAVVWKDGRYGAGQLLLAGDKLLVVSERGELACVAAKPDEYEELWKIDVAKGKAWNHPVLARGRLYFRNATVMVALDLPGWTDKE, encoded by the coding sequence ATGTCCGAATCGACCGAATACTTTCCCCCCGAAGAGACCCCACCCGCCCGTTCGGGCTGGCGCCGCGCGCTGGTGGGGTTCACGCTCCTCGGGGTCGCGGTCCACGGCTTCGGTCAGTGGGCGGCCCGCGACGACTCGGGTTCGGTTCCGGCAACGGCCATGATCATGACCGTGATGCTCGGGCCGGTGCTGGGGCTCTTGGGGTTCGCGCTGTGGTGGGTGCTTCTGGGCGACGGGAAGTGGTACACGCGCGTCCTGGCCGCGTTCGGCGTCGGTGTGGCGTGCGTGGGCGTGGTGCTGGCCGCCCACCCGACGATGCGGCCCTACGCGAGCGTGTGGGGCGTCCCCCTCACCGTCGCGATCACGGGGCTGGTGCTGGCGGTGGCGCCGGTCGTCCGGTGGTGGCCCACGGCCGGTCTGATCGCGCTGGTCGCGGCGTCGCCGTGGCTGGCGCTCCGCGTCGACGGCGTGACCGGGGCGTACGACCTCGAAACGTCGTACCGGTGGAAGTCGTCGGTCGCCGACAGCGCGGCGGAACAGTTCGCCGACCGCGCCACGGTGCGCCCGGCGAGCGCGATCGCCGATCTCGGGGTGACGACGCCCGTGTACTGGGCGGGGTTCCGCGGGGCGAACCGGACCGGCGAGGTTCCGAAGGACGAGTACCGCGGGTGGGACGGCACGCCGCCCCGCGAGCGCTGGCGGAACGACCCCGTCGGGCCGGCGTGGTCGTCGTTCTGCGTCGTGGGCGATTACGTCTTCACGCAGGAACAGCGCGGGGACTCGGAATCGGTGGTCTGCTACCGGGCGGACACGGGCAAAGAGGTCTGGTCCGGCGGCGCGCCCGGCAAGCACTCCGACGGCCAGAGCGGGGCCGGCCCGCGCGCGACCCCGGCCTACGCGGGCGGGCGCCTGTTCGCGACCAGCGCCAGCGGTTCGGTGTCGTGCCTCCAGGCCAACACCGGTGAAACCGTATGGACGGTGAACCTGGCCGAGCGGTTCCAGGCGACCAAGCCGAACTTCGGACTGTCCACGTCGCCGCTGGTCGCGGGCGATCTGGTCATCGTCAACCCGGCTTCGCCCGCGGCCCCGCGGCTCGTCGCTCTGGACGCCGCAACGGGGGCCACGCGCTGGGCCACAGAGGCGAGCGGAACGGCCGGGTACTCGTCCCCACAAGCCGCGAAGATCGCGGACGTCGATCAGGTTCTGATCTTCAACGGCGCCGGGCTGTTCGGGCACGACCCGAAAACCGGGAGCGAGCTGTGGCGGTACGACTGGGTGACCAAGGAGATGGAGCCGACCACCGTTCAGCCGCTCGTACTGCCCGACGGCCGGGTGGTGGTCGGTGGCGGGAACATCGGTATCGGAACGCGGTGCGTGAAGGTGCGGCGCGAGGCCGACGGGTGGGCGGCGAAGGAGGAGTGGAAGACCACCAAGTTCACTCCCAAGTTTAACGACATGGTTCGGTCCGGCGACTACCTGTTTGGGTTGGAAAACGGCGTCCTCCAGTGCCTGAAGCTGTCCAACGGCGCGGTCGTCTGGAAGGACGGCCGCTACGGCGCCGGACAGTTGCTGCTCGCCGGGGACAAGTTGCTCGTCGTTTCGGAACGGGGCGAGTTGGCGTGCGTGGCCGCCAAGCCGGACGAGTACGAGGAACTCTGGAAGATCGATGTGGCCAAGGGCAAAGCGTGGAACCACCCGGTGCTCGCGCGGGGCCGGCTGTACTTCCGCAACGCGACCGTGATGGTCGCCCTCGACCTGCCCGGCTGGACCGATAAGGAGTAG